In Candidatus Contubernalis alkalaceticus, the genomic window CTCTCAAATATTTTTAGAACAAGTTTTGAATTCTTTCCCCCAGGATTAGAGGCTAAAAATATAATATCATAGTCATTCCCTATACTGTCTTTAAAAAAGTTTCCAGGAATAACCTCCACCCTATTGGCATTGTATTTCTCAATGTATTTCTTTGTATCCTCAATAACATTTGGGAAATCATATATATACGCCTGCAGATTAGAATTTAACTTAGAAAATGCTATGGCATATAAACCATGACCTCCTCCAAGATCAAGTAATTTATTCGCTTTCTTGAATTGAGGCAGCTCTGTAACAATACTTACAGTTCTCTGCATTTCCCCACATAAAGCTTCCTCTGCTAATGAATGGATTAGATTGTCTGCAAAAAATACTTCTTCTCGCATTTTAACTGAACCATTTTTTAGTGTATTGGTGAGATTTTGCCACAACACTAAACCATTCTGTATATTTTCAAAAACACTTCCCTGGTAAAAAGGTGAATCAGAAAGCAAATATAAATTACTAACTTCAGTATTTTGGTAAATTCCATTATCTTCTACCACTAATCCCAGCATCTTTAGACCTTGACAGATCTTAAAAACAAAATTAAAATCAATTTTCAACTGTTGAGTAAGATCTGTTAAAGTGGTTGGATGAATTAAAATTTTAAACATCCCAATATTTATAGCAGTTAAAAGAATATGATATTTTTTAAAGCTGCTTGAATAATTCTCCAAAATCTCATATAAAGGTTCAGCATTAATATATGGTTCCTCACAAAAAAACTTCAAATGAAACTCGGCTTCCAGACTGTTAAACAATTTCTCATTTTCCATTATTTGCCTCCCTATTCAATGGTAATTCCCATAAGATTCAGCCATGGATCCTCGGCGCTGATCTGATAGTCCTTTACATTGCTGCGGGCAGCTACCACTTTCTCCTCATGGATGAGATAAACAGCGGGCACAAACTCCATTAGATGCCGTTGGGCCTGTTCATATACCTCCCATTTCTCCTCCTCGGTTAAATCAGCTGATTCCCCCCGCATCACCAGTGGATCATATTCCTCGTTGGCATAATGGCTGAAAGGATGATGAGACGTATGCATTTTTAAATGATGCGGATAATCTCCCCAGGTTAAGTATCCGGTCCTCACTAAAATGTCAAAATCTCCTCTTTCCTCCGCCTCAGATTCTGCCCCGGATTCCATAATTAATAACTTCAAATCAATCCCTACTTCTCTCAGCTGCCCCTGAATCGCTTCAGCACTAATTTTTTGGCGGGGGCTCCAGGCAGAGAGAATGGCAGTCAACTCCAGAACTGTACCGTCTTTTTCCAATATTCCATCTCCATTTTTGTCTTCCCAACCCGCCTCATCTAAAATCTCTCGGGATTTTTGTGGGTCAGGCTGTATCTTAAGGTCAGTATTGCTGTACTTCATAACGGGGGACAGGGGACGGCCCATAGCCGGCACCCCAATATCAACCAACAATTCACTTACAATGGATTCCGTATCTATTGCCAGTGAGATGGCCTGTCTAATCCTATAGTCATCCAGAGGAGCCTTCTTAGTGTTGAACTGAAGAAAATCGGTAAAGGTGGAAAGTTTTGTATTTATTTCAATCTCAGGGTTTTCTCTTAATCGCTCAGCATCCGACTCATTCAGCTTCAAAGCCATATCCACCTGGCCAGCCTCCAAAGCCATCACTCGAGTAGAGGGATCAGGGATAACCTGAAAAATTACCTTATCCAAAGTTGCTTTTTCTCCCCAGTAATTCTCGTTCCTTACCACAATTACTTCCTGATCCGTAATATGTTTTTCCAGGGAAAAAGGCCCGGTGCCGGAAGGGCCCTTAAAACTGCCGCTGTCGTCATAGCTGGCAGGGCTCATTATTGGCCAGGCCACGTGAGTCAGGTAGGTAGGAAGGTCCACCACCCGGCTTAGCACAAAGGTGACTGTATGCTCATCTTCTGCTATGATTTCCTCCACCGGAACAGTAGTCCTGGCAGCATAAGATTCTTCATCGTAAGAATGAATTACTGCTTCTGCATTAAAGGGTGTCCCATCGTGAAACTGAACCCCTTCCCTCAAGTAAAAAGTCCATACCTTTCCACCCTCTGAGGCCTCCCAAGAGGTGGCAAGACCCGGTATCTGATTTAGTTCTGTGTCCAGACGCACCAATGTTTCAAAAATCTGTGACCAAACAAAGCGGGAATCTCCTCCCGGAAAGTTAACCCTTTCCCAGGTCATGACATCAGAAGAAATGGCAACTGTAAGTTCCTGGGAAACTTTTTCTATTTCATCTTCTGCTTTCTTTTCCGCTGCAAGCTCCGAATCATTTCCCCCACAACCCACTATGGAAATTAAGAAAAACAATACCGCAAAAATAATTAATACTCCTTTTTTATAAACCTTCAACTAATTACCCCCTTTATAAAATTTATAATTTATAGAATAAAAAAGCAAAAAGGCCCCTTGTATAAGGAAGCCTTCATGGCTTTGATTATTAGATATTATTATTTTTCTATTTCCAGATCTTTTAATATCTTAGAAAATAATATTTTTATTATCATCTAACACAGGGATAGCAACGTTGTGTTACTATTCTAGTTCTCGTGTCATACTTTCGACTTCCTTCATTGTAATTCCTTCTTTTTTTCTATGAAGAAATATTTAAGGTCTCAAAACCGGGCCGTAAAAAATGGGGTTTAACGAATTTAGAAATGCCTGGTCATCTTCCGCAGCACTTTTTATACTTTTTCCCGCTGCCGCAGGGACAGTGGAACAAATTCAATATCTAAAAGTGCTCCTGCTACCGATGTGCTTGCGTTGGGAAAAAGCATCCCAGGGAAAAGCGGCTTTCTTTGCCGTGTTTGCATGGCGAAAGAGGATTAAACTACCAGGCATGATTTTTTCCGAAAAAGGGGTAGGGGCTGCCTCCAATACCGGCATTAACGTGGAGAGCGTATTTTCTACATAAATATTGACCTTATTCCTCTAATCTTACAATATTCCTAAGCTCTTTTAGTAGAGGTGGAATATCATTAGTGATAGTTTTCCATACAATGTCCAGGTCAACATCATAATATCCATGTATCAAGCGGTTTCTCATTCCTGTAATGGAATTCCAGGGGATACCGTCGTGTTTATTCCGGAAGTTGTTGGAAATTTTGCTGGCTGCTTCACCTATGATTTCTAACAAATGAACAACTGACAAACTCAACATTTTATTATTTTCCAAATCATTCCGGCTTTTTCCTGATGTAAAGTTCAATATGTCTGTTGAAGCATCTATCATGTGTTTAATTCTTACTAAATCAGGATTCAACATGAAGCGCCTCCGCTGTTTCTAAAACCTCATTGCGAAAATAACGGCTCAAGTCATTAGGAGTTCTCAGGTCTACTTTCCGACCGCCGAAAATAAGAGAAAGTTCTTCCTCCATATCAACTAATTTAAAGAAGCCTGGAATAAATTCCTTATAAAATTCAACAAGTATATCTATATCACTCTCCGGCTTAAGATCACCACGTAAGGCAGAACCATAAATAGAAAGCTTTTTAATATTGTGTTTACGGCAAAATGAAACAATATCTTGCTTAGGTATATTTATTTTTAATTTTTTGATCACTTTTAACACTCCCTTCATTTTTTATACAGAAATACTGCAGTTTAAAGTTTTTTGCTTGCCCTATAAGCACATAAATTCCGAGCCTAATAGTGCTAATAGCAATTATATTATACATTATTTACCATAGGAACGCAATGGAAGGCACAGGCAAATACAGATATATTAGTGATATTTTTCCACAACACTGTGCAGATACAATCACCGGCACCGGTTAATTTCATCCCTGATAAACTTCCCGTGCTTTGGGCTTCAGTTTTTTTGTTTCTGATCAGCACCCGCAATATTCAAAGGAAGTGGATTTTTTTAAAAAACCAGCTGTATTTGTCAGGTGGGCTAAAGCGAACCAAATTAAACAGATAGTCGTTAGTAATGTGGAAAGGTTTCAGCTCGAAACTCTAAAGCTCACATATTTACGTTTGAGCTCTTGATAATTACAATTAAGTATGCTCCCGTATTTGACACTTGATAGAAATAAAAATCCTGCAACACCTTGATATTAGGGTATTTGCAGGATTTCATGTTAATGTAAAAAGTGCGTAATGTTTTTATGATTTTGTACTTTTAAAAATTTTTTTCATCATACTTGTAGTAACAATCTGATAGTCAGTGCGAAAGCCAAAAGCTTCATGTAAGGCATCAGTAAAATCTGTTCTTGTATATATTGGTTCATAACCTTCACCCTTAATTACTTTGAAATTCATTTCGCGCAATTCACTAATAATTTCATGACATGTAAAATTTTCACTAAGCTTCTTTTCCAGTAATCTATAAATAATTAATGATATAAAGCAAGTGTTGAAATGTGCTTCTATCCTATCATCATTACTTAAATATACAGGTCTTGCTTTAAACTCGCTTTTCATAATTCTAAAACATTCTTCTATTTCCCATCTTCTATGATTCACCTTAATTATTTCAGTGGCATCATCATCAAGATTGGTACAAACCCCATAAAAACCATCAAATGCTTCTTCTTTTTGGATAAGAACGGTATCAATATGATATATTTCATTTTCTGCAACTTCACCGTCTGGAGTGCAGTTTGTTTTATGAATAAATCTTTTGTAATCGTTTTGCCTGCATTTCTTTATTTTTGCAGGGTTAGTATCTATTGTTTTTTGAGCTCGTTCTATTTGAGAATTGCGGATTTTGCGCTGATAATCCCTGTATTTAATGGAGTATGTTACAATAAGTTTTTGCTCAAAACCGTTCTCTTTAATCCAGCGCTCCTTGTAAAAGACTTTGTTTTTATCCTTATTCTCATCAAGTTTGGAGATATCATAAGATTTCATATCTCCCGAACGTTGCCAGCCATCTGTAGCAAGTGCCCATTTTTTAAGGTGTTTTTTTAATTTTTTTATAGACTGGGTTGTAATGAAAGCTCGATCATCCTTATCATTAAACTTTCGATTAGCCTCAGAAGCAAGACCGGCATCGGTGCAGACGATAAACTTAGAAAGCTCAAAATCGGATAAAATCATCTTTTCTAAAGGTTTTAATGTGAGCTGTTCATTCATATTTCCCCTATTAATACTAAAAGCAAGAGGAATACCGTCCCCATCCATAAATAGACCCATTTGAACAATAGGGTTTGGTTTATGCTCTTTTGATGGGCCGTATTGCTTTTTGCCTTCTTCTTGTTCAATTTCAAAAAAGTAATTGGTGCAATCATAGTAAAGAATACCGGTATTCCTCTTGGAAACCTTTAAACTGTTTTCATATAATGAGGATTGTATAAAATCTGTTTCCTTAGCCAAAACTTCAAGAGCTCTATATATTTGATGGAGATCAAAATTCGGCTGCTCTATAAACTTCTTAGAAAGTTGATAAGTCGCGAGTTTTGAAGAAGGGAAGATAACCCTGCCATAAATCAGTCTGGAAAGAATTGAATCCAAATCAAAATTGAATTTATACTTCTGAGTTATTTTCTTACAAATCTTATGTATTCCGAGTTCATAGTAAATTTTTTGCAGGAAAAGATATCCACCGTTAAAAGAGTGCTGTTCATCTTTGTTGATCAGTTTTGAGGGAGAATATTTAACCAGCACTTCTCGTTTTGTTTCTTTTTCTTTCTCGTTAAGCTCCTCAATATACTTTTTTGCCCATTCAATGGGATCTTGGCCGTTTAATTTTTTCTCTAACTCTGTAATGGTTCCGAGTTTTTCTACAATTTTAGTAGTGCGCTTATTCTTTTCAATAACATCTTTTATTACATAAAGTGAAGTGGCATTTTTAGATTTTGAAAACGATAATCTCATAAAGTCAACTCCTCCAATCCCTTATATTATACCACATTACGAGGCATTACGAAAGATAAACTTGGCAAATTTGACAAAAAAAATAAGCCTTTTCAAAGGCTTGAGCGATTTTTTATTATTAAACTGTCAAAGACCCGTAATGTGGAAAGGTTTCAGCTCGAAACTCTAAAGCTCACATATTTACGTTTGAGCTCTTGATAATTACAATTAAGTATGCTATTATTTATTTTAGCATTAGCTTAATTAAAATGAGGTGATTTCTTGTCGGAACTGATTACAATCCTGAAGGCTCTTTCTGATGAAACCCGCTTTGCCCTAATCCAACTGCTTCTGCAGCATAATTACTGCGTAGGGGCACTGTCAAAACAGCTGAATATCACGGAATCCGCCGTATCCCAGCATCTGAAAGTGCTGAGAACGGCAGGCATTGTCAAGGGAGAAAAAAGAGGATACTATACTCATTATTACGTAGATCGAGAACTCCTTAGAGAAGCTGCCTCCAGCATTGTTACGCTCTCAACCCTGGCCCCTGCAGAAAACAAGTGCAGGAAAAACACTATTAGCAATCAGCCGTGCTGTAAAGAGGGGGATCCCATTTGAATATTATAGAGGCGGCGCAGCTAACAAAAAACTATAACGGCTTTACCGCCGTTAAGAGAGCAAGTTTTTCCGTTACAAAAGGGGAAATTTTCGGGTTTCTAGGCCCCAACGGGGCTGGGAAAACCACCACCATAAACATGCTGACCGGGCTGGCCAGGCCCTCCTCCGGCTCGATCCAAATGGCAGGGGAAGACGGTATAAAAGACATAAAAAAAGTTCAGCAGCTCATAGGTATTGTTCCGGACGAAAGCAACCTGTACGATGAAATGAGCGGACTGGACAACCTGATCTTTTGTGCGTCTCTATATGGAATAGATAAGGTGAAAAGAGAAACCCGAGCCAAACAACTTTTGGAGCAGTTTGGCCTGACAGATACGGGCTCAAGGCCTTTTAAGGCTTATTCCAAAGGGATGAAAAGGAAGCTGACCATTGCAGCCGGCATCATTCATGAACCGGAGATTCTTTTTTTGGATGAACCCACTACCGGCATTGACGTGGAGAGCGCCCGGCAGATCAGAAAACTGGTCTTAACCCTCAATAACAGCGGTACAACCATTTTTTTAACTACCCATTATATAGAAGAGGCCGAAAGGCTCTGCCACCGCATTGGATTTATTGTAGGTGGGGAAATCGTAAAAATCGGGACAACCGGTGAACTCATGCAGGAAGCACAGAGGGAGAACGCGGTGGAATTTGTTTTCGATAATAATACCGCCCCCTTAAACCAGTCTTTAACCGATGCCTTTCCGGATATCCGTGTCCATAAATTTAACGAGAATGTGATTCGAATTTTCTCCAGGGATAAGATAGACCTTATGCCTTTTATGAAACACTTTGACGAAAAAAATGTTCTGGTCAGGGAAGCCAGGATCATCCGGCCTTCATTAGAAGAAATCTTTGTAAAAGTAACCGGAATTAAAATAGCTAACATGAAGAAAGAAAAAGAAGGGGGCAGGAAAAAGTGAAAAAATACATAGCCTTTTGGAGCATACTGATGAAAGATATGAAAACCTACTACCTAAAACCGCCCAATATCAGCTGGGGGCTTATATTCCCCTTTGCCTGGACCCTTATGTTCTTTATCCGCTCAGAAAGTGCCGTA contains:
- a CDS encoding IS1634 family transposase encodes the protein MRLSFSKSKNATSLYVIKDVIEKNKRTTKIVEKLGTITELEKKLNGQDPIEWAKKYIEELNEKEKETKREVLVKYSPSKLINKDEQHSFNGGYLFLQKIYYELGIHKICKKITQKYKFNFDLDSILSRLIYGRVIFPSSKLATYQLSKKFIEQPNFDLHQIYRALEVLAKETDFIQSSLYENSLKVSKRNTGILYYDCTNYFFEIEQEEGKKQYGPSKEHKPNPIVQMGLFMDGDGIPLAFSINRGNMNEQLTLKPLEKMILSDFELSKFIVCTDAGLASEANRKFNDKDDRAFITTQSIKKLKKHLKKWALATDGWQRSGDMKSYDISKLDENKDKNKVFYKERWIKENGFEQKLIVTYSIKYRDYQRKIRNSQIERAQKTIDTNPAKIKKCRQNDYKRFIHKTNCTPDGEVAENEIYHIDTVLIQKEEAFDGFYGVCTNLDDDATEIIKVNHRRWEIEECFRIMKSEFKARPVYLSNDDRIEAHFNTCFISLIIYRLLEKKLSENFTCHEIISELREMNFKVIKGEGYEPIYTRTDFTDALHEAFGFRTDYQIVTTSMMKKIFKSTKS
- a CDS encoding acetylserotonin O-methyltransferase — encoded protein: MENEKLFNSLEAEFHLKFFCEEPYINAEPLYEILENYSSSFKKYHILLTAINIGMFKILIHPTTLTDLTQQLKIDFNFVFKICQGLKMLGLVVEDNGIYQNTEVSNLYLLSDSPFYQGSVFENIQNGLVLWQNLTNTLKNGSVKMREEVFFADNLIHSLAEEALCGEMQRTVSIVTELPQFKKANKLLDLGGGHGLYAIAFSKLNSNLQAYIYDFPNVIEDTKKYIEKYNANRVEVIPGNFFKDSIGNDYDIIFLASNPGGKNSKLVLKIFESLKAGGIFVNKHSFYSKKEESKNILLDIEWNLTAFEGISKGNKVYSFEGDLSYEEYMELLKEHFVVEKVIDAPAFAGYPLSKIGDTLDSKIIIAVKN
- a CDS encoding nucleotidyltransferase family protein, with the protein product MIKKLKINIPKQDIVSFCRKHNIKKLSIYGSALRGDLKPESDIDILVEFYKEFIPGFFKLVDMEEELSLIFGGRKVDLRTPNDLSRYFRNEVLETAEALHVES
- a CDS encoding HepT-like ribonuclease domain-containing protein, producing the protein MLNPDLVRIKHMIDASTDILNFTSGKSRNDLENNKMLSLSVVHLLEIIGEAASKISNNFRNKHDGIPWNSITGMRNRLIHGYYDVDLDIVWKTITNDIPPLLKELRNIVRLEE
- a CDS encoding ABC transporter ATP-binding protein; the protein is MNIIEAAQLTKNYNGFTAVKRASFSVTKGEIFGFLGPNGAGKTTTINMLTGLARPSSGSIQMAGEDGIKDIKKVQQLIGIVPDESNLYDEMSGLDNLIFCASLYGIDKVKRETRAKQLLEQFGLTDTGSRPFKAYSKGMKRKLTIAAGIIHEPEILFLDEPTTGIDVESARQIRKLVLTLNNSGTTIFLTTHYIEEAERLCHRIGFIVGGEIVKIGTTGELMQEAQRENAVEFVFDNNTAPLNQSLTDAFPDIRVHKFNENVIRIFSRDKIDLMPFMKHFDEKNVLVREARIIRPSLEEIFVKVTGIKIANMKKEKEGGRKK
- a CDS encoding ABC transporter substrate-binding protein, which encodes MKVYKKGVLIIFAVLFFLISIVGCGGNDSELAAEKKAEDEIEKVSQELTVAISSDVMTWERVNFPGGDSRFVWSQIFETLVRLDTELNQIPGLATSWEASEGGKVWTFYLREGVQFHDGTPFNAEAVIHSYDEESYAARTTVPVEEIIAEDEHTVTFVLSRVVDLPTYLTHVAWPIMSPASYDDSGSFKGPSGTGPFSLEKHITDQEVIVVRNENYWGEKATLDKVIFQVIPDPSTRVMALEAGQVDMALKLNESDAERLRENPEIEINTKLSTFTDFLQFNTKKAPLDDYRIRQAISLAIDTESIVSELLVDIGVPAMGRPLSPVMKYSNTDLKIQPDPQKSREILDEAGWEDKNGDGILEKDGTVLELTAILSAWSPRQKISAEAIQGQLREVGIDLKLLIMESGAESEAEERGDFDILVRTGYLTWGDYPHHLKMHTSHHPFSHYANEEYDPLVMRGESADLTEEEKWEVYEQAQRHLMEFVPAVYLIHEEKVVAARSNVKDYQISAEDPWLNLMGITIE
- a CDS encoding ArsR/SmtB family transcription factor; protein product: MSELITILKALSDETRFALIQLLLQHNYCVGALSKQLNITESAVSQHLKVLRTAGIVKGEKRGYYTHYYVDRELLREAASSIVTLSTLAPAENKCRKNTISNQPCCKEGDPI